Sequence from the Fibrobacter sp. UWB2 genome:
ACAATTAAAATTTGAGAAAAACAAGTTCCGCAAATTTTGGGTAAAACGGCGAGCGTATTTGCGAAGTCTCTTGCGCGTACTGTTTGACTTTTGTATGTTGTGCGATATGAAGTTCAAGTTTTTTATTTGTCTATTCGTTTTACTTTTGCCGTTCTATGCGGCTGCAAAAGAACTTACCGCAATTGGGTTTGTGGAAGTAGATTCTTATCAAAAATTAGTTAAAGATAAAGTCCGCTTGACTTTTGTACGGACAGATTCTGGTTGGACAAGCTCTTGCTTCTTTGAAAAATTCCATTCATTAATTGAGGGTCACAGTGCAAGCGAAGTACTTTCCGCTTCAAGCGCCTGCACCCACCAGATAATGAAAAGCTCGTGGCAGATTATTGATGCCGATGGGAATTATATCAATGCAGGAACTTTAAAACCATCAAAAGCGACACACGGTGGCGAAGTCGGTTTTGTTTCGATAGCAAAACCCTTAAAAAACAAACTTAAATTTGATTCCACGCGTCAGTCTCGATATACTTGGGACGGCACTACCTACCCTCCGCTGTTGGCTGTTCCAAAAGGGACGCGTGTCGAGAAAATTTCGCCGGAAAAAACTACGGATTCCCTCTCGAAAGAGATTAAGGACAAGATTATAAAGCTGTATCTTAAGAAAACGAGAATGATGGATACATCAGAAGATGGAGTACGTAGAGCAGCCTCGCCTAAAGATGTTGTCGTGAAACCGGTATATAGCTTTCAGGATGGTGTGACATTTTGCGAAGTTTCTACCACCCTTTTCTTTGATTCTGCATATTGCGACCTGACGAGTACGTATAATGAATTGTTTGTTGTAAAGAATGGGCTCGTCAAAAATTTATCGGAAGAAGCCGACATTCCAAGCTATATGTGCCATTCGTCGTTAGCTTTGTTCAATCGTTATGAAATTTCAACAAAGAATATGACGGATTCCGTTTTTGTCTTGTTTGCACAAGGTTATAACAAAGACGGCTACGTTCTGCTGGATTCTGAATTGAACGTGCGCGGAATTAGTATGTGGAATTATCATTAAGAGAAAAAATATGAGCATTACTTATAAAAACACTCACGACTTCTCAGAACAAGACTTAAAAGACCTTTTCCTCTCCGTCGAATGGTCCTCGGGACATTTCCCCGATAAGCTCGTGGTCGCGATGAAGAATTTCAAGACCGTCATTTCGGCTTGGGATGGCGAAACGCTCGTCGGCATGATTTGCGCTATGGACGACGGCATCATGAACGCCTACGTGCATTACCTGCTCGTGCGCCCCGAATACCAGGGCCAAAGCATCGGCAAGGAACTCGTGGAACGTGTCAAGGAAATCTACAAGAACTACCTGCGCGTAGTCGTGGTCGCCTACAACGAAGAACTCGCCTTCTATGAGCATTGCGGTTTCAAGAAGGCGGATGATGCAAGTGCAATGTTTATTACGAGTTTGTGGACATAGGGGTCTTTTTCACCCAATAGCCGCCAGTCTTTTTAGAACCACGACGTTCAATAATCTTCTTTTCAAACAAAGAGCGAATGATTTTATTGAAGGTATCTCTTGGCATGTCAAGGGCTCCTGTGATTTCCTTTCCCATACAGCCAGGATTTCTCATAATAAAATCAAAGACCTTTGATTGAGATGCGTTAAGCGATTCTTTTATATTCTTGATTAATGTGCCATTTAATGTGCCGTTTAATGTGCCGTTTAATGTGTCATTTACAGGGACATTTAATCCGCCACTCTTTTCTCCTTCTGGCACATGATCTGTCAACGGAATCTCCGCTATAAAAATATCATTATCCACAAATTTGGGTTTTAACCCAGAATAAATTTCGCACAAGTCACTAATTTTACGGATACCCGTACCAAGGTATTCCGCAAACCCCATCTGTGCAAACATTGTGGCAATATGCGGATTCTTAGGATAAGAACAAAGTTGAGATGCTATTTTCTCGTACGCAAAGGGCTTATTCGCGTTATTCGTCACAAGCTTATCTTTATAAATAACGAGCGTTGTTGGAATCGGATTCATGTATTCACGATGAATCAGCATATTCGCAATCACTTCTCTAAAAATCTTGTCACGCAAAGAGAGTCTTGTTTTCCCATCCAAATAGAATTTGTCTGGGAGATGCTTTTCGATAAACCCGTTCAATAATTCGTAACCATCAATCAAGTTGCATGTAACAGTCAAGCGATCATCGTAACGCATCAGGTCTTGTTTGCGGACTATTGCTTCAATTTTATAATATGGCAAATAACTCGAAATCGCTTCGTCCGTGCCGAACAGCATAAGTGCAGCAAGTGTATAACCCGACTTTCCAATGGTAGAATCATAGCGAATCAAACCAGCCGCTTTGAAAAAATCTTCCTTGTTCAACTTGAGCCACGGGTGATTGGACCTGATGGAACGAATCAAATCCTTGGCCTTCTTAAGCATTCCGCGTTTAATATCAATTTCGCGAAGCCCCGGATAAACGGTATTTTCCGTATAGCTGTTGCTTTTGCGCAAATACATTGCACTAATTGCGCTCTGCGTCTTTACCACAAAATCGCCATCGACGCTACGGTCAAAAACCTTCTTGCCGGTCTTGTGGACCTGCGAACTGGCGGGAACAAAGAAGTAGATCAATTTTTTGTCTTTGTAATCAACAACTTGCGGGTCTATCAAGTTCTGAGGATCCAATTTTTCAGGATTGTTGCTTAAATTCGCTATTTGCTTGCAAAGTTTTTCGACGCAATTGGGGGCAACGCCCTCAATTTTTTTGTCGTCTGTAACACCAAGGACAATATGCCCCCCATTGCGGTTTAAGAATGCCGCAACAGATTCAAAAAGATTGTCGGGCAATGCAGTCTTTGCCCTCTTGAATTCGACCGTCAAGCTTTCGCCCTGACGAATGATTTTTCTCAATTCTTTTTCATCCATATCGGCACCCCCTTTCATCCTCTCGGATAGCGTAGTTTAGCGCCGCATTTAGGGCAACGCAGAATCAGTTCCTTAAGCCGTTTGATTTCGGCATCTTTTTCTTCTAGTACCTTGGCAAAATCCCCGATTGCATTGTTAGCACCGCGATTCGGGCCTCCGTTGAATTTTCCGAAAATTTCATCGAACATGATTATTCCTTATAAATTTTAGTTGAACGTCGCCATTGGGCGACATTTTGACAGGCCGTTGCGATTATGCTAAAAAACAGCGCACAACATGCCCTTGCTTATTTGTTATGTATTGAGATTTTCCACGCCTTGCGCGGAATGGGATAATCTTGCAATCCTGTTGGCGGGGGCTTTCCCCGGCGTTACTTGCCACTCTTTCGAGTGAACTCGAGTAGGTCGTGTTCCTACCAGCTATCCAACAGAACCATCAAGAAGGTTGATGGGCCCCGCCGCGAATGCACGTACGGACCCGAAGGTCTATGTCGACTGTCACGAGGATTATCGAATATCGGCTACAATATACACAAATAGGTTGTCAGCGTCAAGGAGATAAAAGCTCATTTCCTTTAATATATTCGTTTATTCATCTTTTGATTCGAAATAATAAAACATTGAGTCAAAAAATGGTATTTATGCATATTGCATTCGCTAGACTATAAAAAAGAAGTATATTTATGCAAACTGTAGGAGTACTGTATGCCGTTATTTCATCTTGAAAATAATAACTTAAAGCGTATCAAAGAATCCTCTTTTAGATTAGAAAAAGACATTCAATCATTATGCGAAAAAAACATGGAGGAATTATTAGGTTGTAAATTCATCAAAACGGAATTTTCTATTGAAAAGTTCAGATTTGATTCTCTAGGTTTTGACAAAAACAACCAGTCCTTCGTAATTGTTGAATACAAGCGCGATAAAAATTTTAGCGTAATAGATCAGGGTTACGCGTATCTTTCCGTTATGTTAAACCACAAATCTGACCTTATATTAGAGTACAATGAAACTACTGGTGAAAATTTAAAGAGAAACGATGTTGATTGGTCTCAATCTAAGGTTATTTTCGTAGCACCATCTTTTACCTCTTATCAGCGAGAAGCTATTGGTTTTAATGATCTTCCAATAGAGTTGTATGAAATAAAGAAATACGCCAATAATACGATTACATTCACGCAAATACTTGCTAAACAGTCTTCAGAGTCAATAACGACTATTTCAAAAACAAATGAAAAAGTTAAAGCTGTTAACAAAGAAATAAAAATTTACACAGAAAGCAATCGAAAAGAGGCCGGTTCTTTGGAAATGCAGGAGCTATACGACAAAGTTAAGCGTATGATTTTAAATATTGGAGATGACATTTCAATCAAAGCCACAAAGTTCTATATAGCATTTATCAGAAAAACTAATTTTTGCGACATAAACATTCAAAAAAATCAAATAAAAATTTGGTTGAATGTGAAAAAAGGGAAATTAGAAGACAGCAAAAAAATTGCTAGGAATGTTGCTGACATTGGACATTGGGGAAATGGCGATTATGAAATCGCTCTAAATTCGGACGCCGATATTGAATATGTGGTGAGTTTAATTAGACAATCATATAATCTGAATGAATGACATTGCCTTTGAGTTGATTGAAAATTGATATTTATGCGATTTAATCGGGCGTTGCGGGGTGTCCCCGCTAGAAAGGGTAGCGAGCAACGTAGTGCGAGCGAGGGGAAGGCTTTCCCCACCCTTTTTGTATGGATTGCTTCGTCATTTCATTCCTCGCAATGACGTTTTTCGGGTCAATTTCCGATTACATTTCCTAACCACTAATCACCAACCACTAGCCACACTTATAGTCTTTTTCTATCTTACCGCGCACCGCCAGATGTCGTATTTCTGGGGAACCGGGCGAGAACCGCCCATGAAAAAGGAAATTATTATGTCTCAAATCGAACTCACTTTCCCCGATGGCTCCGTACGTTCCGTAGCATCGGGCACAACCGGCCTCGAAATCGCAAAGAGCATTTCTGAAGGTCTCGCACGCAAGGCTCTCGGCGTTAAGCTCGGTGACAAGGTCCTCGACCTCAAGCGCCCGCTCACAGAAAGCGGCGCGATCAAGATCATCACCCCGAGCAACGACGATCCGGATGCTTTGATGCTCCTCCGCCACAGCTGCAGCCACGTGCTCGCCGAAGCTATCTGCGACTTGTTCCCGGGCACTAAGCTCGCTTACGGTCCGGCTATCGACAAGGGTTTCTACTACGATTTGATGACACCGACCCCGATCCAGCAGTCGGATTTCGAGCGCATCGAAAAGCGCATGAAGGAAATCATCAAGGAAGACCGTCCGTTCGTGCGTTGCGAAGTCAGCGCCGAAGATGGCCTGAAGCGCACTGAAGGCGACAAGTACAAGACCGATAACGCTCAGCGCGCACTCGCCCGCGAAGGCAGCGACGGCACGCTCAGCTTCTACGTGACTGGCGAACCGGGCAAGAACTTTGAAGACCTCTGTGCCGGTCCTCATGTGCCTTCTACTGGCAAGCTCAAGAATTTCAAGGTGCTTTCCATGTCCGGTGCATACTGGCATGGCGACCAGAACAGCGACCAGCTGACCCGTGTGTACGGTACCTGCTTTGCTGACAAGGATGGTCTTGAAACTTATTTGAAGTTCCTCGAAGAAGCCGAAAAGCGCGACCACCGCAAGATTGGTAAGGAAATGGACCTCTACCACATTGAAGACCATTCTCCGGGCATGGTGTTCTGGCACCCGAAGGGCACCAAGATGGTGAACGCCCTTAAGGACTACATCCGTGGTAAGATTGACCGTCGTGGCTACCTCGAAGTGATCACGCCGGAAATCGTGAACAAGACTTTGTGGATCAAGTCCGGCCACGCCGACAAGTACAACGAGAACATGTTCAAGACGCTCGCTGGCGACGTGGAAATGGCCGTGAAGCCGATGAACTGCCCCTGCCACATCCAGATTTTCAATACGGGTCTCCGCAGCTGGCGTGACCTTCCGATGCGTCTTGCCGAATTCGGTAAGTGCCACCGTTACGAACCTGCCGGTACCATGCACGGCCTGATGCGCGTGCGCGGCTTTGTGCAGGACGACGCCCACATCTTCTGTACCGAAGACCAGATTGCAAGCGAAGTGGCCGACTTCTGCGCCCTCGTGAAGGAAATCTACCACGACTTCGGATTCGACGAAATCGTCGTGAAGTTCTCCACCCGTCCGGAAAAGCGCGTGGGTTCCGACGAAATTTGGGACAAGGCTGAAGCCGCCCTCGCCGAAGCAACGAAGCTCGCTGGCCTCGACTACATTTTGAACCCGGGTGAAGGTGCCTTCTACGGCCCGAAGCTCGAATTCACGCTGAAGGACTCCCTCGGACGTGACTGGCAGTGCGGTACCATCCAGGTGGACTTCAACCTCCCGCAGCGCCTTGGTGCTGAATATGTCGGTAAGGACAACCAGAAGCACATTCCGGTGATGTTGCACCGCGCAGCAGTCGGTTCCATCGAACGCTTCCTCGGTATTCTTATCGAAGAATTCATGGGCGATTTCCCGCTGTGGCTCGCTCCGGTTCAGGCCCGCGTGCTCCCGATTTCTGAAAAGTTCGTTGACTACGCAAAGAAAGTCGAGAAGGAACTCGTGAATGCCGGCGTCCGCGTGGAAGTCGACGAATCCAACGAAAAGCTCGGCTACAAGATCCGCCAGTGCGAATTGCAGAAGGTGCCTTACCTCCTGATCGTCGGTGAGAAGGAAGTTGCTGATGGTGTCGTGTCTGTGCGTAAGCGTAAGGACGGCGACAAGGGCAGCATGACTGTCCAGGCCTTCCTCGATATGACTGCAGAAGACCGCAAGGTCGTCCGCTAATCGCGCGATTCTCGCAAATATTTAAGCGCAGGTTCCTCGTGAGCCTGCGTTTTTTGCGTTTTCTCGAAAAATATTGTAAATTACTAACACAAGCCTTTAGGGGAGCTTATGCACGAAATCTATTTGCGTGAAGTTTATGTCGCTGATATGCTGGGAATCTTCTTGATTCTCGGTGCTATTTTCAGTGGCGCTTGGAAGCTGCAAAAAAAGAATAACGAAGACAAGGTTTTGCTCGGCATCATCATTCTTGTGATTACGGCTTGCATTGCCGATGCAATTACTTTTTCCGTTGACGGTCTTACGGGGCCTGGCGTGAAGGCGCTGGCTTATGTTTCGAACAATATCCTCTTTTTGTCCAACATGGCGATTGGTCCCCTTTGGGTGATGCTGATATCTTTGCACATCAATGGAGCTGTGTCCAAATTCCAGCGAATTTTTATGCTGTGTGTTTGCGGTGCGATTACAGTTTTGATGGTCGTGAATTTTTTCAATCCGATTATCTTTGACATCAACGAAAGGAATGTGTATACCCGCGGTCCGCTGTTCATGCTGAAGAACCTGTTAGAGGTGATTCTTATGGCGGATGGCGTTGTCATTTATTTAATCAGCCGCTACAAGAGCGGTGGTGTCAAGTTTTTCCCAGTTTTACATTTTGTGTGTCCTATATTTATTTGCGTCTGCTTGCAGATGTTCTATTACGGCATCTCTACGATTTGGGTGGGCATCGCCGTCGGCTATACGAGTTTGATGCTTGCCTTGCAGAACGAGAATATTTTTATTGATAAGCTGACGGGGCTTTATAATCGTTATTACCTGGATAAAGTTTCTGGAGAGCTGAAACGCAAAAGGAAAATCACGATGATGATGCTCGACATGAATGATTTCAAGAGCATCAACGATAACTTTGGCCATTCGCAGGGCGATGACGCATTGGTTTCGCTGGCGGAAGTCTTGGAAAAAACGGTTGGAGCTAAAGGAACTGTGGTCCGTTATGCGGGCGATGAATTTGTGATAATCTTGAATAACGGCGACGAGGATGCTGCTGAAAAATGCAAGTTGCAAATCAAGAAAAATCTGGAAGAATTCAACGAAACCCATAAAAAGAAGTACAAACTATCCGCTTCGATTGGCGTGGGGGTCTTTGATTTAGAAAAGAGCAATGTCGATAAAATATTGAAAAAAATAGACAAGCTTATGTACGACGATAAACGCGCATACTATGCCTTGACGCATCACGATCGCCGCCGCGGTCGATAAAAAATGCCGGCTCTAGGATTTCTAGCGCCGGCTTTAAATTTATTTCCAGTCAATTTTTAGAGTCTTGATGAGCGAATCTAGACGATTTGTTAATTGTTCTGCACCTTTATCTGCAAGATGGTCGCAGTTCAATGCCATTTCGTCTGTGTAGTCGTGGTCGCCCATCTTGTTCTCGTCCATCAGTATGAAGTGTTTGTATTTATCCTGGAACTTCTGGATTTTTTCAATCATCTTCTTGGCAATCGAGCGACGGAGACCATAGCGCCCGAATGCTCCTGTACTTCTATAATCGGGGGATTGCGGGAAGATGATGCCGATGAGGTATAGATTCTTGCTTTCGGCTTCCTGGATAAAGTCTTCGACTTCTTCGAGGAGCATGTCGGAGGGGTCTTTGGTGATTCCGTCCATGTACGTGGAGTCAACGTAAATGGGGCTGCCTTGCCAACCATCGCCAGAGTCTTCGACATGGCCAAGCATTGTCTGTTCCGTTTCTCTGATATCGCTGTTTTCGCCGTAGGAATCACGAGTCAGTTCGTACAAGCCTTCCGGATAGCCGTCTGCCCAGAAATTGTGATTGGCGTCGTAGATGAATCCCGTGGAGTGTTCGAAAATCAATTTCCAGAAGCTTGGCATTTCGAAGTGGCGCCAGAACAGGATGTCAATATCGATGGAAACGGCAACGACTTTCAGTTTTGGCAAGAGATTGACTCCGTACTGGAACAGTAATTTCTTGGCGACAGACAAGTCTACGGCCGCGTTAGACATGTTGATGGAGAATATCTCCTTGTTCTTGTTTAAAATGATGGGATTGAATCCGGCCCAGGGTCTTGAAGAACCCGAAACGAGAACGTTGATAGAGTCGCGGTGTTTGTAAAGTAATTCCATGTCGTAGCGGCTCATGGTTGTGCTCATGTCGCCTGTGTAGGGGCAGTTGAGCTCGTACATGCCGGCGCTATCGACGTTTAGTTTTGTTTCAAAATTCTGGAGCTTGCCAATCCAAAAATCGGGGTGCCATAGTTCCGCTCCGCTTGCGATTTCTGTGACGCTTGAATCGTTTGTATTGACGAGGACGATTTTGGGGTGGGCGCCATCAATGTCTGTAAGTGTTGCTACGGCGAGGTTCTCGCTGTTGTGGACCCATTCCGTGTGGTCAAACGTGTAGCCTTTGGGCGCCGGAATCATCTTGACGAGTTTGCCCGTGCTGTCGGCGATTAGCATTTGTTCGTGCGTGTTGTATTTTGCGCCCGAAAATTCTTTTCCGGTTTTTCCGCCAAAGTCCAGGAATAGTGTCTGCTTTGTCAATTCAGAAAGTGATGCGTTGCAGGCCTGTTCTTCGTTGTACCACGTTTGATTTTTGCCGTTTACGTTTG
This genomic interval carries:
- a CDS encoding GNAT family N-acetyltransferase, with protein sequence MSITYKNTHDFSEQDLKDLFLSVEWSSGHFPDKLVVAMKNFKTVISAWDGETLVGMICAMDDGIMNAYVHYLLVRPEYQGQSIGKELVERVKEIYKNYLRVVVVAYNEELAFYEHCGFKKADDASAMFITSLWT
- a CDS encoding RNA-binding domain-containing protein; the protein is MDEKELRKIIRQGESLTVEFKRAKTALPDNLFESVAAFLNRNGGHIVLGVTDDKKIEGVAPNCVEKLCKQIANLSNNPEKLDPQNLIDPQVVDYKDKKLIYFFVPASSQVHKTGKKVFDRSVDGDFVVKTQSAISAMYLRKSNSYTENTVYPGLREIDIKRGMLKKAKDLIRSIRSNHPWLKLNKEDFFKAAGLIRYDSTIGKSGYTLAALMLFGTDEAISSYLPYYKIEAIVRKQDLMRYDDRLTVTCNLIDGYELLNGFIEKHLPDKFYLDGKTRLSLRDKIFREVIANMLIHREYMNPIPTTLVIYKDKLVTNNANKPFAYEKIASQLCSYPKNPHIATMFAQMGFAEYLGTGIRKISDLCEIYSGLKPKFVDNDIFIAEIPLTDHVPEGEKSGGLNVPVNDTLNGTLNGTLNGTLIKNIKESLNASQSKVFDFIMRNPGCMGKEITGALDMPRDTFNKIIRSLFEKKIIERRGSKKTGGYWVKKTPMSTNS
- a CDS encoding DUF5655 domain-containing protein, with the protein product MPLFHLENNNLKRIKESSFRLEKDIQSLCEKNMEELLGCKFIKTEFSIEKFRFDSLGFDKNNQSFVIVEYKRDKNFSVIDQGYAYLSVMLNHKSDLILEYNETTGENLKRNDVDWSQSKVIFVAPSFTSYQREAIGFNDLPIELYEIKKYANNTITFTQILAKQSSESITTISKTNEKVKAVNKEIKIYTESNRKEAGSLEMQELYDKVKRMILNIGDDISIKATKFYIAFIRKTNFCDINIQKNQIKIWLNVKKGKLEDSKKIARNVADIGHWGNGDYEIALNSDADIEYVVSLIRQSYNLNE
- the thrS gene encoding threonine--tRNA ligase → MSQIELTFPDGSVRSVASGTTGLEIAKSISEGLARKALGVKLGDKVLDLKRPLTESGAIKIITPSNDDPDALMLLRHSCSHVLAEAICDLFPGTKLAYGPAIDKGFYYDLMTPTPIQQSDFERIEKRMKEIIKEDRPFVRCEVSAEDGLKRTEGDKYKTDNAQRALAREGSDGTLSFYVTGEPGKNFEDLCAGPHVPSTGKLKNFKVLSMSGAYWHGDQNSDQLTRVYGTCFADKDGLETYLKFLEEAEKRDHRKIGKEMDLYHIEDHSPGMVFWHPKGTKMVNALKDYIRGKIDRRGYLEVITPEIVNKTLWIKSGHADKYNENMFKTLAGDVEMAVKPMNCPCHIQIFNTGLRSWRDLPMRLAEFGKCHRYEPAGTMHGLMRVRGFVQDDAHIFCTEDQIASEVADFCALVKEIYHDFGFDEIVVKFSTRPEKRVGSDEIWDKAEAALAEATKLAGLDYILNPGEGAFYGPKLEFTLKDSLGRDWQCGTIQVDFNLPQRLGAEYVGKDNQKHIPVMLHRAAVGSIERFLGILIEEFMGDFPLWLAPVQARVLPISEKFVDYAKKVEKELVNAGVRVEVDESNEKLGYKIRQCELQKVPYLLIVGEKEVADGVVSVRKRKDGDKGSMTVQAFLDMTAEDRKVVR
- a CDS encoding GGDEF domain-containing protein, which codes for MHEIYLREVYVADMLGIFLILGAIFSGAWKLQKKNNEDKVLLGIIILVITACIADAITFSVDGLTGPGVKALAYVSNNILFLSNMAIGPLWVMLISLHINGAVSKFQRIFMLCVCGAITVLMVVNFFNPIIFDINERNVYTRGPLFMLKNLLEVILMADGVVIYLISRYKSGGVKFFPVLHFVCPIFICVCLQMFYYGISTIWVGIAVGYTSLMLALQNENIFIDKLTGLYNRYYLDKVSGELKRKRKITMMMLDMNDFKSINDNFGHSQGDDALVSLAEVLEKTVGAKGTVVRYAGDEFVIILNNGDEDAAEKCKLQIKKNLEEFNETHKKKYKLSASIGVGVFDLEKSNVDKILKKIDKLMYDDKRAYYALTHHDRRRGR